In Candidatus Paceibacterota bacterium, one genomic interval encodes:
- a CDS encoding prepilin-type N-terminal cleavage/methylation domain-containing protein has translation MIIQFHNSSRGFTILEVLLVIAVIAILSAAGVSYFRSSIVEVAAGSTMKSFVADIEAARGRAIVGDRGMTWGVRAVPQNMTWEFYATTTRDLSAEVFQTETHMLPFGVSWLDPSSNPKSIEFAPLTGSASTTTFVLGYGTTRLQAVVNENGAVVVTRVES, from the coding sequence ATGATTATTCAATTTCACAATTCATCACGAGGATTCACTATTCTTGAAGTCCTCCTCGTTATTGCCGTCATTGCAATACTTTCTGCTGCAGGAGTGAGTTATTTTCGCTCATCAATCGTAGAAGTAGCAGCAGGAAGTACGATGAAATCATTCGTTGCTGATATTGAAGCTGCGCGTGGAAGAGCGATTGTTGGTGATCGAGGTATGACATGGGGCGTACGTGCTGTTCCTCAAAACATGACATGGGAATTTTATGCTACGACGACGCGTGATCTTTCTGCTGAAGTATTTCAGACGGAGACCCATATGCTTCCTTTTGGAGTCTCGTGGCTCGATCCATCGAGTAACCCAAAAAGCATCGAGTTTGCGCCACTTACAGGTTCTGCATCAACGACAACATTTGTGCTTGGATATGGTACTACGCGATTGCAAGCGGTAGTGAATGAGAACGGCGCAGTAGTGGTGACGCGTGTAGAAAGTTAA